Genomic window (Rossellomorea aquimaris):
ATGGTATAACGTTATCAACAAGCACACCTTTACCGACCGCTGCTGCAAGGATCATGAACGTTCCTGCTTCAATACGGTCAGGAATGATTGTGTGACGGCAGCCGTGAAGCTCGTCTACACCATCAATACGGATCACATCGGTTCCAGCCCCTTTAATCTTTGCACCCATATTACTTAGTAATGTAGCTACGTCAATGATTTCAGGTTCTTTCGCCGCATTTTCAATGATCGTTCTGCCTTTTGCGCGTACAGCGGCAAGCATGATGTTGATCGTTGCCCCTACACTGACGACATCCAGGTAAATACGGGCACCCCTTAATTCATCGGCACGTAAATAAATCGCACCCTGTTCATTCGTCACTTCTGCTCCAAGAGCCTCGAAGCCTTTAATGTGTTGATCAATCGGGCGTGGACCAAGATGACATCCACCTGGTAATCCGATGACCGCTTTTTTGAATCGTCCAAGCATCGCTCCCATTAAATAATAGGATGCACGAAGCTTTTTCACCTTCCCGCTCGGTAAAGGCATGGACACCATTTGACTTGGATCTACACTCATATCCCCATCTTCCAAGTTGACGGAACCACCGATCTCCTCTAGTAGATCTTTCAATGTCCGCACATCAGAGATGTCTGGTAACCCTTCGATTGTGACTGGTGAATCAGCAAGAATGGTTGCCGGGATCAAGGCTACCGCACTATTTTTGGCCCCACTGACTTTAATGGTTCCTTCTAGGGGATAGCCTCCTGCAATTTTTAGCTTTTCCATATTAAACTCCCTTCCACTGTTTATTGATGAGGAAGCCCCAATGGCTGTCAGACTCCGCACACCAAAAACAAAAAGGATTATTTTTCCAAAAGAAGACGTTCTAAGAGGTATTGTCTACTAGTGTATACATAATTCGTCAAAACATGTATAGGATAAAAGAATTTTTTTTACTGGACCGATTGACTTGAAATTAGCGGTTGTTCCAATCATTCAGGAATGCATCGATTCCTTTATCCGTAAGGGGATGATGGAACA
Coding sequences:
- a CDS encoding UDP-N-acetylglucosamine 1-carboxyvinyltransferase codes for the protein MEKLKIAGGYPLEGTIKVSGAKNSAVALIPATILADSPVTIEGLPDISDVRTLKDLLEEIGGSVNLEDGDMSVDPSQMVSMPLPSGKVKKLRASYYLMGAMLGRFKKAVIGLPGGCHLGPRPIDQHIKGFEALGAEVTNEQGAIYLRADELRGARIYLDVVSVGATINIMLAAVRAKGRTIIENAAKEPEIIDVATLLSNMGAKIKGAGTDVIRIDGVDELHGCRHTIIPDRIEAGTFMILAAAVGKGVLVDNVIPLHMESVIAKLREMGVPVETNDDQIFIGRADKLKSVDVKTLVYPGFPTDLQQPFTTLLNRAEGSAVVTDTIYSARFKHIDELRRMNATIKVEGRSAIVNGPVQLQGAKVKASDLRAGAALVIAGLMAEGITEVTGLEHIDRGYSDLVAKLEGLGATIWREKMSAEELEQMKS